One Phragmites australis chromosome 23, lpPhrAust1.1, whole genome shotgun sequence DNA window includes the following coding sequences:
- the LOC133906502 gene encoding calcium-dependent protein kinase 29-like, with product MGNCCVARQSFKRRGEGGGGAGRAHRGGRLGGANVRSYSTVSSISDAARAAAQTWPPVTVLGKCMAPVASAEELLRRYQLGEELGRGEFGVTQRCTDTATGAVLACKSISKRRLRSNIDIEDVRREVAIMRSLPAHANVVRLREAFEDADAVHLVMEVCEGGELFDRIVARGHYTERAAAAVMRTIVEVVEHCHKHGVMHRDLKPENFLYTNASENSPLKAIDFGLSVCFKPGERFNEIVGSPYYMAPEVLKRNYGQEIDIWSAGVILYILLCGVPPFWAETDEGIARAIIQSNIDFEREPWPKVSENAKDLVRKMLDPSPYARLTAQQVLEHPWIQNASAAPNIPLGEAVRSRLKQFTVMNKFKKKALLVVAEYLPTEELDAIRELFHMLDTNKDGHLTVEELRKGLQMIGHNVHDTDVDMLMEAADIDGNGTLDCKEFVTVSIHLKKIRSEDHLPKVFSYFDKNGSSYIEIEELKEAISPRGDQKVIDDIILDVDKDKDGKISYEEFEQMMKGGMDWRNASRQYSRAVYNTLSRKMFKDVSLKLDPNSGPLGAAAKEQ from the exons ATGGGCAACTGCTGCGTGGCCCGGCAGTCCTTCAAGCGGCGGGgcgaaggcggcggcggtgctggcaGGGCGCACCGCGGCGGCCGCCTCGGCGGGGCCAACGTGCGGTCATACTCCACGGTGTCCTCGATCTCCGACGCCGCGCGCGCCGCTGCACAGACATGGCCGCCGGTGACCGTGCTGGGTAAGTGCATGGCCCCGGTTGCGAGCGCCGAGGAGCTGCTCCGGCGGTACCAGCTCGGCGAGGAGCTGGGGCGCGGCGAGTTCGGCGTGACGCAGCGGTGCACGGACACGGCCACCGGCGCGGTGCTCGCTTGCAAGTCCATCAGCAAGCGAAGGTTGCGCAGCAACATTGACATCGAGGACGTGCGGCGGGAGGTGGCTATCATGCGCTCGCTGCCCGCGCACGCCAACGTCGTGCGGCTGCGCGAGGCCTTCGAGGACGCCGACGCCGTGCACCTCGTCATGGAGGTCTGCGAGGGCGGCGAGCTCTTCGACCGCATCGTTGCGCGCGGACACTACACcgagcgcgccgccgccgccgtcatgCGTACCATCGTGGAGGTCGTCGAG CATTGCCACAAACACGGGGTCATGCACCGGGACCTCAAGCCTGAGAACTTCCTGTACACCAATGCATCCGAGAACTCCCCTCTCAAGGCCATCGACTTCGGTCTCTCTGTGTGCTTCAAACCAG GTGAAAGGTTCAACGAGATCGTTGGATCCCCCTACTACATGGCTCCTGAAGTCCTGAAGAGGAATTATGGGCAAGAAATAGACATATGGAGTGCAGGAGTCATACTGTACATCTTGCTGTGTGGTGTCCCTCCTTTCTGGGCTG AGACTGATGAAGGGATTGCGCGGGCAATCATCCAGTCGAACATCGACTTCGAGAGGGAGCCTTGGCCAAAGGTGTCCGAGAATGCAAAAGACCTTGTCAGGAAGATGCTTGATCCAAGTCCCTACGCTCGGTTGACGGCTCAGCAGGTTCTAG AACATCCTTGGATACAGAATGCCAGCGCAGCTCCCAACATCCCTCTTGGAGAAGCAGTGAGATCCAGGCTGAAGCAATTCACTGTTATGAACAAATTCAAGAAGAAGGCCTTACTT GTGGTGGCGGAATACCTACCAACTGAAGAACTCGATGCAATCAGGGAGTTGTTCCACATGTTGGACACCAACAAGGATGGGCACTTGACAGTTGAAGAACTCAGAAAGGGACTGCAAATGATAGGGCACAATGTCCATGACACCGATGTGGATATGCTCATGGAAGCT GCCGACATAGACGGCAATGGGACCCTGGACTGCAAGGAGTTTGTGACCGTCTCCATTCACCTGAAGAAAATCCGTAGCGAGGATCACCTTCCCAAGGTGTTCAGCTACTTTGACAAGAATGGGAGCAGTTACATTGAAATCGAAGAGTTGAAGGAGGCGATCTCTCCAAGAGGCGaccagaaggtgatcgatgacATTATCCTGGACGTCGACAAAGACAAG GATGGCAAGATAAGCTACGAGGAGTTTGAGCAGATGATGAAGGGTGGAATGGACTGGAGGAATGCATCCCGGCAGTACTCAAGAGCAGTTTACAACACCCTCAGCCGCAAGATGTTTAAGGACGTGTCCCTGAAGCTTGATCCCAACAGTGGTCCACTTGGTGCTGCAGCGAAAGAACAATGA